The sequence CGCCGGCACGGTCGGCATTCCGAAGATCGATATCGGCCAGTATATGGCGCCCGGCACCGCCGTGGTAACGCTGCAGGATCTCGACACGATGCGGGTCGATTTCTCGATTCCCGAACAGCAGCTGCCGCTGCTCAAGATCGGCCAGACGGTTCGGCTCGGCTTGAGCGGCGCGGACATGCCGTTTGCCGGCGAAATCCGGGGCATCGACCCCAAGATCGACCCGTCCAGCCGGCTGGTGAACATTCGGGCGGAAGTCGCCAATCCCGACGGCAAACTGACCCCTGGCCAGTTCGTGCAGGTGCGTGTCGAACTGCCCGAGGAGCAGAACGTGCTGGCGCTGCCGCAGACGGCGCTGACCACCAGCCTCTATGGCGACTATATCTTCGTGGTGCAGCCAGCCAAACCCGCCGGCACGGCCCCGGCGCAGCCCGCCAGGCCGGAAGAAAAGCCAGCCGCGGCGGCCACCGACAAGCCGGCTGATGCCAAACCCGCGGATGCGATGAAACCGGCTGCTGATGCCATGAAGCCTGCCGCCGATGCGGCCAAGCCAGCGGACAAAGCCGCTTCCGATGCCACCAAACCGGCTGCCGACCCGGCCAAGCCGGCGGTGGAGGGCGACAAGCCCGCTTTGGTGCTGTCGCAGGTCTTCGTCAAGCCTGGCCGCCGCAATCAGGGCATGGTCGAGATCGTTGAAGGGCTGAAGGCCGGCGACGAGATCGTCACCGCGGGTCAGAACCGCCTCTTCAACGGCATGTCCGTCAATGTCGACAACACCATCGACCCGACCAAATCGGCGAACAAGCAGGCCGACCAGCAATGAGCTTCTCCGATCTCTTCATTCGCCGGCCCGTCCTGTCGACGGTCCTTGGCTGCCTGATCCTGCTCCTGGGTTTCCAGGGCATCTTCAACCTGTCGATCCGGCAGTATCCGAAGGTTGACGAAACCGCGATCACCATCACGACGGCCTATCCAGGCGCCAGCGCCGACCTGATCCAGGGCTTCATTTCCGCCCCGATCGCGCGCGCCGTCGCCTCGACCGAGAACATCGACTACGTCACCTCGTCCAGCCGTCCGTCCTCCAGCACCGTGACGGTGCAGATGAAGCTTGGCTCCAACCCCGACGTGGCGCTGACCGAAGTGCTGTCCAAGGTCCAGGGCGTGCGCGGCACCTTGCCGGACGCCTCCAAGGATCCGGTCATCGTCAAGGGCACCGGCCAGCAGTTCGCGATGATGTACATCTCGATGCAGAATCCGAACATGACGAAGGAGCAGCTGACCGAATATATCGAGCGCGTCATCCGGCCCCGCATGTCGACGGTCGAAGGTGTCGCCGACGTGCAGATCTTCGGCGCCCAGGAATACTCGATGCGCGTCTGGATAGATCCGATCAGGCTTGCAGCGCGCGGCGTGACGGCGGCGGAAGTGCTGACGGCGATCAACAATTCCAACTTCCTGTCGGCGCCCGGCAATACCCAGAACGAATATGTCGTCTCGTCGATCAGCGTGCGCTCGACGCTGCAGACACCGGAAGCCTTCGCCGAACTGCCCCTGCGCTCGACCGACGGCAATGTGGTGCGGCTGCGCGACGTCGCCCGCGTCGAACTCGGCGCCGCCAACACCGATACCAGGGTCAGCTTCAACGGCAAGCCTGGTACCTTCCTGGCCATCTTCCCGACCCCGGCAGCCAACCCGCTGACTACGGCGGCAGCGCTCACCAAGCTTGTGCCGCAGATCCAGGAAACGCTGCCGAAAGGCATGACGATCGAGGTCGTCTACGACGCGACCGGGCAGATCAGCGCCTCGATCGAGGAGGTGTTCAAGACCATCGGCGAGGCGGTTGCCATCGTCGTCGTGGTCATCCTCCTGTTCCTTGGCTCGTTCCGTTCGGTGATGATGCCGATCATCACCATTCCGCTGTCGTTGATCGGCGTCTGCTTCCTGTTGTTTGCGGTGGGCTATTCGATCAACCTTCTGTCGCTGCTGGCCATGGTGCTGGCGATCGGTCTTGTGGTCGATGACGCCATCGTGGTGGTGGAGAACATCCACCGCCACATGGAAGAAGACCACATGACGCCCATGCAGGCCGCGTTCAGCGGTATGCGCGAAATCGCGTCGGCCATTGTCGCCATGACCATGACGCTGGCCGCCGTGTTCGCGCCGCTGGCCTTCACCGGCGGCCTGACCGGCGCGCTGTTCCGCGAATTCGCGGTGACGCTCGCCGGCTCGGTCGTGCTGTCGGGCGTCATCGCCGTCACCATCACCCCGATGATGTCGGCGCGCCTGTTGAAGGCCGGCACGCCAGGCCGTTTCCAGCGCATTGTCGACGGCATTTTCGCGCGGGTCGAGCACGTCTATGAGCGTGCCGTCACCGGTTCGCTGAACTATCGTCCTTTGACGCTGATCATCGTGCTGGCGCTCGTCGGCGTGACCGGCTTCATGTTCACCAAGACCTCGAGCGAGCTGGCGCCGGAAGAGGATCAGGGCTTCCTGCTCTCGCTCGTGACCGCACCGACCTATGCGACATCGGATTACACCGAAACCTATGTGAACCAGATGCTCGGCCTGGTGAGGGATATTCCGGAAACCCGGGCACAATTCTCGGCGGTCGCCTTCGGCGGCACGACGAACAGCGCCTTCGTCGGTTTTGCCTTCAAGGATTGGGCGGAGCGCAAGCGCAATTCCAAGGAACTGCAGGCCGACATCACGGCTCGTCTCGCCAAGGTGGCGGGCGTGCAGGCCTTCGTCTTCGCACCGCCGACGCTGCCGGGCTCCGGTGGCGGCCTGCCGATCGCCCTGGTGGTGCGCTCGACCGGCGATTCCGCGGAAGTGTACAAGGCGGCCGAGCAGATCAAGAACAAGGCCCAGGCCTCCGGCCGTTTCATCGTCGTGCAGAACTCGATGTCTTATGACTCGCCGCAAGTGACGGTGACCATCGACCGCGACCGCGCCGCCGCGCTCAACCTGCCGATCGCCGATATCGGCCGCACGCTGACGCTGCTGGTCGGCGGCGCCGAAGTGGCGCAGTTCGACCGCGACTCCAACAGCTACGACATCATCCCCCAGGTGCCGCAGCAGTTCCGCGACAACCCCGAAAGGCTCGGCGAGTATTTCGTGCGCAGCGTCACGGGCGAGATGGTACCGCTGTCGGCCGTGGTGAATATCTCCAACAATGCCTCGCCGGCGGCGATCGAACAGTTCAATCAGCTGAATTCGTCGACCATCTCGGCGCTGCCGCTGCCCGGCGTCACCACTGGCGACGGGTTGAAGGTCCTCGAGGATATCGCCAGGGAGAGCCTGCCCGACACCTTCTTCATCGACTATTCCGGCCAGTCCCGGCAGGAGAAGGAACAGGGCAACACCATCCTGATCGCTTTCGCAGCGGCCGTCATTGTCATCTACCTGGTGCTGGCGGCGCAGTTTGAAAGCTTCCGCGACCCGCTGATCATCATGATGGCGGTGCCGCTGTCGATCTTCGGCGCGATCGTGCCGCTCAATCTCGGCCTCGGCACGCTCAACATCTACACGCAGGTCGGTCTGATCACGCTGATCGGCCTGATCACCAAGCACGGCATCCTGCTGGTCGAATTCGCCAACCAGCAGCGCGAGGCGCATGGCATGCGGCGGCGCGACGCCATCATCGCCTCGGCCAAGGTGCGCCTGCGGCCGATCCTGATGACGACGGCGGCGATGGCGCTGGGCGTCGTACCGCTGATCACATCGAGCGGCGCCGGTGCGGCGGCCCGCTATTCGATGGGCCTGGTCATCTTCACCGGCATTCTCGTCGGCACCATGTTCACGCTCTTCGTCGTGCCCATGTTCTACACCTTCATCGCCAGCAAGGACCTGCCGCATCTTGCGGAAAAGCCGGATCCGAGGCTGATGCCGGCATTGCCAGACTGATAGAAGCCAAAAAAAGAGGCCGGGAATTCCCGGCCTCTTTTTTTGGCTGCGCTCGATACCGCCGGGATATTCCGGAGGGAGTCCTGGACTTGCGCGGCAGTCCGCCGGCCCGTTCCTCAGCCTGCTACTTGACGATGACGATGCTGGTGTTGGCCGGCCCGAAGGTCTCGACAAGCTGATAGAAATCGGCGGCATTGTCCGGGTGCAGCCGCACGCAGCCATGCGAGGCCGGCTGGCCGAGGCGCTTGATGGCATAGGTGGCGTGCACCGCGTAGCCGCCGCTGAAGAACACGGAGTGCGGCATCGGCGCGTTGTCGTACTTCTTCGAATACCACATCTCATGCATGCGCGTTGGCTTGAACGAGCCGGTCGGCGTCACATGCGCCCTGTCGCCGGTGGAAACCTTCCAGGCGAAGGTCGGCCGTCCATCGACCGAGACCTCCATGATCTGCTGCGAAAGCGAGACCCGCGCCACGATCTTGTTGGCGGCATGGGCTGCGTTGACGCCGAACAGAAGCGCTGCACCCGTGAACGCAGCGGCGGCGATGTTGATGAGCTTGGCGGAAATGGTGGTGTGCATGATGTCCCCTCTCTCTGCCGGTCAGGCCGGCTCCAATTCGATGAACGGCTTATCGTTGCGGCGTGTTTCGAGGAGATTTCGCGAAATGCTCGTTTGTGTTTCGAATCTGTTTCCTCTGGTTAACGGGCCAAGCGATCACCGTAACGACGATCGCACCCGAAGACGGCGGCGAGATGCAGCACATAGGTATTCCCGGCAAAACGAAAGTTCGAGTTACCTCCATATGAAAGATTAGAGGCCAATCTCGAAACCAACCAGCAACAGAGCGCGGCTTTGGGCGGCATGATCCGGATACGGGCCACACGCAGGGTTGACGTAACGAAAGCAGACGGCAACGACCATGGGAACGAAAACGAACACACGGTTCTGGCTCTTCAGGATCAGCATCGCGGCGGCAGTCACAGGCGGTGTCGGCACGGTTGCCGGCGGCCCGGTGGCAAAGCTGGCGGCGATGAGTTCGAGCGAGATCTCTACCCTGCACGTCGCCCTGTTTTCCGCCTCGGTCTGGATTGTTTCCAGCCTGCGCATTACCCGGCTCAAGGACCTCTGGCGGGTTGGCCTTCGGTTGCTGGCATTGCGCGGCCCCTCCGGCAACTTGCTGCCGAGAGGACCGAAGGCCCGCGCCGCAGCGGGGGGCTCCGTGAGCGGCGCGGGCACTTCGGGAGTTTCCTGAAGCGACCCGCGACATATTCATTTTTGAGGAATTCTGGGAGTTGGAACAATGAAGACGAAATTCGCCGCCTCGGTGCTTTCCGCACTGCTCTATGCGCAGGGCCTGCTTGGCTTTGCCGCCCTGGCCACCGTGCTCCTCAAGGAGCGTGCTCACGCGAACGAACTCGTCGTGAGCAGCGACATGCCATCGGGGCCGTCGCTGCTGGTGGTGCGCTGAACCGCGAGAGCATCGGCAGGAGGAAAATCCGATGCTCAGCCAGAAAGATAGCCCGGGTACGCCGCCGTCAGTCGGTGAATTGCCGTGGCGGATCGAACCGGTAGCCCGCGCCACGTATGGTGGTGATGGTCTCTGTGTCGAGCTTGCGGCGCAGCCGCACGATGCGCGAATCGATCGAACGATCGAAGGCGTCGGCATTCTCGGCCGGTGCCGCGGCGATGATGTCGTCACGCGTCAGCACCTTGCGGGGGCTCGCCAGGAACAGCCTGAGCAGCGCCACCTGGCCGGGCGAAAGCTGTTCCTCGGTACCGGACCGGTGCATGACGATGGCCGATCTCAAATCGACGGTCGCGTTCTCCAGCACGATCAGTTCCTGCGTGCCCCTGCCACGACGCGACAGCAGGCCGCCGACCCTGGCGGCAAGCTCCCTGACATTGAGCGGGCTTTCGACGACGTCGGCCGCACCCAGTTCGAGCGCCAGAACCTTGTCGACGAGATCGGACGGCCGGCAGATCAGGATGAAATCAGGGCCGTCCCGGCCGCCCTCGCCCTGGCCGCCATAACGCCTGAGCAGATCCCGCCCTTCCGCCTGGCTGAGACTGTCACCGACGACAACGACATCAATGCCTCCGCCCGCCAGCAGCGATTCCGCCTCCCAGGGCTGCCGCGCCTGGCGCACATCATGGCCACGCCGCTCGAGATGGTCGGCAAGTTCGGTCGCGACCACGTCGGCGACGGAAACAAGCGCAATGACGGCTCGTGCAGCCATGTTTTCCAACCGTTCCCTTGCAACCGGATATGAGTGCTGGACATGATGTTTATACCCAATCTACTTTCCACTGAAAGTGGGAGCGAGAGCATCGTGCGGGCAAGAATAGTGATCGTCGAGGACGAGCCCGACCTGAGGGACGCGGTTGCCGAATATCTCGGCGCCGCCGGCTATGATGTGGCGACCGCCGAAACGGCCGCCGCCGCGCGCAGCCTGATCGAGACCCAAGCCTTCCATCTGGCCATTCTCGACATCGCCATGCCCGGCGAGGACGGGCTGTCGCTCGGCCGCTGGCTGCGCTCGAGAATGCCGATCGGCATCATCTACGCGACCGCCGCCGGCACGGCGCTCGACCGCATCGTCGGGCTGGAGCTCGGAGCCGACGACTATATCGTCAAGCCATACGAACTGCGCGAAGTGCTGGCGAGGGTGCGCAGCGTGCTGCGGCGCGTTCCGCAGCCGACCGAACTGCTCGACAGGAAGACCAGGACGGACCGCCGTTCCGTCACCTTCGGCCCGTTCCAGGCCGATCTCGACGGCAGGCTGGTCACCGGCGCCAACGGCACCGTGATCGACATGGCCAAGAGCGAATTCGACGTGCTGGAGGTTTTCCTGACCCGCGCCAACCGGCTGCTGACCCGCGCCGCGATCTCGGAGGCGATCGGCTTCACCGAGGATCCGGAATCGTCGCGCGCCGTCGACATCCGCATCATGCGCCTGCGCAAGAAAATCGAGGCCGATCCGGCCAACCCGAAATTCCTGCGCACGGTGCGCGGCGAAGGCTATATCTTCTCGCTGCCGACCGGCGACAGCAACTGAGCGCGAGGGCCTGTAGGGGTCACAGGTTCACAGCCGTTGTTCGCCGATCGACTGGGCCGATCGGATTGACGTGACTTTGGAATAACGGCTGAAAATGACGGGCGAAGCAACAAGCAGGGATATGCAGGGTTTCAGGCAGGGCGCGGCGATGGCGGCCGTGCGCGTCGTTCGCCGGCTGCGCGAGGCCGGCGACTGGCAGCGCGAGATGGTCGGCATACTGGAAACCCTTTGCCGGGCCATCGAATGCCAGCGCGGCATCCTGTTCCGCTTGCGCGAACTGCCGGGCCAGGGTTTTGCCCAGTCGGTTGCCGCCTACTGGATCGATCCCGACTTTGGCGGCGAACTGGCCTCGCCGACCGTCATTGTGCAGTCGATCGTCAATTCGGATCCGCTGCTGGAGCGCGTCGCCGAGGACGAACGGCAGGGCAAGATCTTTGCCGGGCATACGCGCAATCTCGAAGGGTTCCTGAGAACCGATTTCGAAAAGCAGAACATCAAGTCGTTCCTGTCGGTGTCGGTCTTCGCCCATGGCCATCTGTGGGGCACGCTCGCCGTCAATGACTGCGTCGACGAGCGCGAATGGACCGACGAGGAAGAGGCGACGCTGCACATCATCGCGCTCGCCATCGGCGACGCCATCGAACACTCGCCCTCCGACGCCCATGCCAGCGAAGTGATCCGCCGCACCATGCTGCAGGCTTCCCTCGACGCCATCATCGTCATCGACGAGGCCGGATCGATCATCGAATTCAATCCTGCCGCCGAAAAGATGTTCGGCTTCCAGCGCAGCGATATCCTCGGCAAGGACCTGCTCGACACCGTCGTGCCGGAATACTACCGCAAGGGCTATTCCTCGGGCGCCGACTACATGTCGGGCCGCGGTGCGCCGATGGTCGGCCAAAGGCTCGAGACCGTGACGCAGAATGCCGCCGGCGAGGTGTTTCCGATCGAGCTGACGGCGACCGAGATGCGCGTCGCCGACCGCCGCCTGATCTTCGGCTCGATCCGCGACCTGCGCGACAGGCTGCGCGCAGAGGAAGAGATCAACCGGCAGCGCGAGAAGCTGCACCAGAACGAGAAGATGGCGGCGATGGGCTCGCTGCTTGCCGGCGTTTCGCACGAGCTCAACAACCCGCTGGCGGTGGTGGTCGCGCAATCGACGCTGCTGCACGAATTCGCCTCCGACCCGCAGACCAAGGTCCGCGCCGAGAAGGTGCGTGCCGCGGCCGAGCGTTGCGGCCGCATCGTCAAGAGCTTCCTGTCGATGGTCCGGCTTCATCCCGCGGCCCAGGCCGAGACCGATCTCAACCAGGTGATCCGCGCTGCCCTTGAGGTGACCGCCTATGGCGCACGCTCGAGCGGCATCATCATCGACACCGATTTCGCGCCCGGTCCGCTGCTGGCCATGGCGGACGCCGACCACGTGACGCAGGTGGCGGCCAATTTCCTCATCAACAGCCAGCACGCGCTGGCAGGCATTGCCGGCGACCGGCTGATCAAGGTGCGGACCTTCCGCAGCGATCGCGACAATCCCTGCTTCTCGGTCGAGGACAACGGGCCTGGCATTCCCGAAGCGATCCGCAACCGCATCTTCGAATCCTACTTCACCACCAAGCCGGTTGGTGTGGGCACCGGCATCGGCCTGTCGATCTCGAAATCGATCATCGAGCGGCACAATGGCAATGTCTGGTTCGAGGAAGTGGAGCCCCGAGGCGCGCGTTTCGTTGTCCAGTTGCCGCCCATTTCGACGGGCATCGCCGCTGCCGGCGAAAGCCAGCCACGCTCGAGCGGCCTGCGTCATGCCTTGATCATCGACGACGAGCCTGATGTCGCGGGCTCCTTGTCCGACATTCTCGAATTGATGGGCATCAAGTCGCGCATCGCGCCGGTGTGGGAATCGGGCGCCGCCACCTTGAGCGGCCACATACCGCCCGACATCGTCTTTTCGGACCTGCGCATGCCCGGCACATCAGGCATGGCCATCTACCGCGAGCTGCTTGCCGAGCGGCCCGAACTGGCACGGCGTTTCGTGCTGGTCACCGGCGATCTCATCGGCGCCAAGGCGGAAATCGAAGCCTTGCCGGCGCAGCAGCGGCCGCAGATCCTGGAAAAGCCGTTCAGCACGCTGGACGTGCGCAGCGTGCTTTCATCCATTGCTGAGCAGGCCGCGTTGAAGGGCTAGAGCAGTTGACCGTTTCACTGAAACGGCGAACGGCTCTAACTCTTTGTTTTGACGCAATTCCCAAGGAAAGCGCTACGCGCTTTTCCCGGGGAAAAACCGCTCACACTTTTCCTGGAATTGCTAAAAAAGAAGCTCCCGGCCGACTGTGCGGCGGGAGCTCAATGGAGCGCTGGAGGAGCGCTCGGGGAGGTCAGAGCAGGATCCCGAAAGGGAACGGTTCCGGGATCACGCTTCGACGGAAATCAGAAAATGTTTGGCGTGTTGGTCAGCGGCGCGGCATTGGCGATCATGCGGATCGCGCGGGCCTTGTGCGTCCCGGACTGTTCGGCGATGGCGCGCAGGCAATCGACGCTCTCGGCGCCCCATGCCTGCCCCTTGCAGGCAAAGTCGAGCGCCGTCATCGGCAGGCGAGCGGTCTTGATTGTCGTTGGCGCCCCATCGAGCACATTGGCCGGCGGATTCAGCGAGGCGAAGGCCGGCCCGACTGTCGGCGTGAGCGCCATGCCGATGACGGCGCAAGCAGCCAGCCCCATGAACATGGCCATGGGGTGATCGCTGGCGCGTTGGCGTAGCGCCAGTTTCGGGCGGCGGTCAGCGCGCTCCGGAGCCTGGAGGCGGTGTTCGCTGGTGATGATCTCGACTTTCGCATGCATTGCCTTCCCCTTCGCTGCGTTTCTTTTAATGATGAAACGAACTTAATCGCACTTTGTAACAGCACAAAATTGGTGTAGCTCTGGTAATGTAACCATATTGAAACGAGGATATCGGGCAAAACCGGGCATAATCGGTCAGCCCACTCGCCTTCCACCGATACAAGCAACCTCAGCCCCGACTCCGCCGGGCCGCCCAATCCAAGCGCCTGCCGAACAGCAGATCGGCCGCGGCGCGGCGAGCGTTTTGCCACCGGCAAGGTGACTTATTCTGCAGCCGTGCGCTTTGCCAAATCACGCTGAAATGGCGTTTCGGAAACCGGAGCTAACACCCGGATTCTCCGCGGTTTTCTCGGGCATCCGCAGCATCGAATTCAGCCAAGAACGATGCCTGGACTCCGTCCAAAAATTCTTGCTATTTCCACAAGCCATTGCATTTCAATGCAAAATATGATTTTATTGAATGATTATTCAACAAAAAGAAGAGACGTTTTATGAACCCGCACCTCCGTGACGTGGCGATCCCCAACGATTGGGACCGGCGGGGACTACCGGGCTGGAGTTACCATTCCGATGCCCTTCTCGAGCTCGAGAAGGAGCATGTCTTTCGCAACCACTGGCAGATCGTCGGCCATGTCTCCGACATCCCGAACGCCGGCGATTATCTGACCATGGATGTGGTCGGCGAACGCGCTTTGATCGTGCGCGGCAAGGACGGCGTCGTGCGCGGTTTCAACAATATGTGCCGCCACCGCGGCAGCCGTGTCGTCGCCGACAGCCAGGGCAATTGCAAGAACGCGCTGGTGTGCCCGTTCCATGGCTGGGTCTACAATCTCGACGGCACGCTGCGCGGCGCCGCGCGCCCGCGCTCCTTCCCCGATCTCGACAAGACCGAGTTCGGCCTGATGCAGCTCGATCTCGAAGTCTGGATGGGCTTCATCTTCATCCGTTTCCGCAATGGCGGGCCGCAGCCTTCGGTCGCCGAGCTGATGAAGCCGATCGAGCCCGAATTCGCGCATTACAAGGCCGCCGACATGGTGCCGTCCTGGGGCATCTGGACCCAGAAGACACCGGTCAACTGGAAGTCGGTGCGCGATGTCGACAATGAGGGCTATCACGTCGCCATGGCGCATCCTGCCCTGCAGGACCTTTATGGCGCGACCTATTTCGACGAGCCCTTCATCAACGGCGTGTCGCGCTCCTTTGCCACCTACAACCCGCATGCCGGCCGCCGCTGGAGCGTCAAGAACTACGTCAAGATCGCGCCAGAGCCGACGCATCTGCCGGACCATCTGAAGAAGGCCTGGGGCTATTACGGCATCTTCCCCAACGCGGTCATTTCGGTGATGCCGGAATCGGTGCAGTTCTATCAGGAGTTTCCGCTGTCGACGGGCGAGACCCTGCTGCGCGGCGCCATCTACCGTTACCGCGACGAAAGCCGCGAACAGGCCGCCGCCCGCTACCTCTCCTTCCGCATCGACCGCGACACCATGTCGGAAGATGTCCAGCTGTCGGTGTGGTCGAACGAATCCATGCTGTCAGAAGCCTTCGAGGGTTTTTACCTCTCCGACCTCGAATATGGCGTGCGCACCCATCACGACCATCTGCGCAAGATGCTGCCCGTGCTGGGCCTTGAGACGGCGCCGGAGGAGAAGGACATGTGGAATTTGAACGACGCGCTGAGGTCGCGGTCGTAGCTTCCTTCTCCCCGTGAAACGGGGAGAAGGAATGATGTTACCCCCGCCACACGCCCTCTTTCCACAGATCATCCATGGTCCGCGAAATGCCTTCGCGCAAAATGCCGACCATGTCGTCGATCTGCTCGCGCGTGATGATCAGCGGCGGCGACATCACGCACATGTTGATCAGTGGCCGTACCAGCAGGCCGAGCTCATGGCAGTGGGCGTCGATGCGTTTGCCGACATCCTTGTCGAGCTGCAGCGGGTTCTTGCTTTCGCGGTCGGCGACGCATTCGACGCAGCCCATCAGCCCGGCGCCGCGCACCTCGCCGACCAGCGGCAGCTCTTCCAGCGTCTTCAGCTGCGCCTGGAAATAGGGCGCGACCGCCTGCGTATGGGCAAGCACGCTCTCTTCCAGCAGGTCGAGGTTTTTCAGCGCCACGGCACAGCCGACGGGATGGCTGGTATAGGTCAAGCCATGGCCGAACATCGCATCGGGATGGTTCGAACGGCGCAACTCCTG comes from Mesorhizobium japonicum MAFF 303099 and encodes:
- a CDS encoding L,D-transpeptidase; this encodes MHTTISAKLINIAAAAFTGAALLFGVNAAHAANKIVARVSLSQQIMEVSVDGRPTFAWKVSTGDRAHVTPTGSFKPTRMHEMWYSKKYDNAPMPHSVFFSGGYAVHATYAIKRLGQPASHGCVRLHPDNAADFYQLVETFGPANTSIVIVK
- a CDS encoding response regulator, whose translation is MFIPNLLSTESGSESIVRARIVIVEDEPDLRDAVAEYLGAAGYDVATAETAAAARSLIETQAFHLAILDIAMPGEDGLSLGRWLRSRMPIGIIYATAAGTALDRIVGLELGADDYIVKPYELREVLARVRSVLRRVPQPTELLDRKTRTDRRSVTFGPFQADLDGRLVTGANGTVIDMAKSEFDVLEVFLTRANRLLTRAAISEAIGFTEDPESSRAVDIRIMRLRKKIEADPANPKFLRTVRGEGYIFSLPTGDSN
- a CDS encoding efflux RND transporter permease subunit, whose amino-acid sequence is MSFSDLFIRRPVLSTVLGCLILLLGFQGIFNLSIRQYPKVDETAITITTAYPGASADLIQGFISAPIARAVASTENIDYVTSSSRPSSSTVTVQMKLGSNPDVALTEVLSKVQGVRGTLPDASKDPVIVKGTGQQFAMMYISMQNPNMTKEQLTEYIERVIRPRMSTVEGVADVQIFGAQEYSMRVWIDPIRLAARGVTAAEVLTAINNSNFLSAPGNTQNEYVVSSISVRSTLQTPEAFAELPLRSTDGNVVRLRDVARVELGAANTDTRVSFNGKPGTFLAIFPTPAANPLTTAAALTKLVPQIQETLPKGMTIEVVYDATGQISASIEEVFKTIGEAVAIVVVVILLFLGSFRSVMMPIITIPLSLIGVCFLLFAVGYSINLLSLLAMVLAIGLVVDDAIVVVENIHRHMEEDHMTPMQAAFSGMREIASAIVAMTMTLAAVFAPLAFTGGLTGALFREFAVTLAGSVVLSGVIAVTITPMMSARLLKAGTPGRFQRIVDGIFARVEHVYERAVTGSLNYRPLTLIIVLALVGVTGFMFTKTSSELAPEEDQGFLLSLVTAPTYATSDYTETYVNQMLGLVRDIPETRAQFSAVAFGGTTNSAFVGFAFKDWAERKRNSKELQADITARLAKVAGVQAFVFAPPTLPGSGGGLPIALVVRSTGDSAEVYKAAEQIKNKAQASGRFIVVQNSMSYDSPQVTVTIDRDRAAALNLPIADIGRTLTLLVGGAEVAQFDRDSNSYDIIPQVPQQFRDNPERLGEYFVRSVTGEMVPLSAVVNISNNASPAAIEQFNQLNSSTISALPLPGVTTGDGLKVLEDIARESLPDTFFIDYSGQSRQEKEQGNTILIAFAAAVIVIYLVLAAQFESFRDPLIIMMAVPLSIFGAIVPLNLGLGTLNIYTQVGLITLIGLITKHGILLVEFANQQREAHGMRRRDAIIASAKVRLRPILMTTAAMALGVVPLITSSGAGAAARYSMGLVIFTGILVGTMFTLFVVPMFYTFIASKDLPHLAEKPDPRLMPALPD
- a CDS encoding response regulator transcription factor — translated: MAARAVIALVSVADVVATELADHLERRGHDVRQARQPWEAESLLAGGGIDVVVVGDSLSQAEGRDLLRRYGGQGEGGRDGPDFILICRPSDLVDKVLALELGAADVVESPLNVRELAARVGGLLSRRGRGTQELIVLENATVDLRSAIVMHRSGTEEQLSPGQVALLRLFLASPRKVLTRDDIIAAAPAENADAFDRSIDSRIVRLRRKLDTETITTIRGAGYRFDPPRQFTD
- a CDS encoding efflux RND transporter periplasmic adaptor subunit yields the protein MFKRILRIFLIIVVLAVLVIVVGGIVGFNFLRDNGIKQYFATMKPPAATVSTTIAKPSSWTPGVEAIGTVRAVRGVDLTVETAGIVKEIPFHANQKVAANAVLLQLDDAVERADLDAQKAQAALDQVSLTRAIELTRRGVGSDSTLDTARAAASASASQVTKLQAVLDQKQLTAPFAGTVGIPKIDIGQYMAPGTAVVTLQDLDTMRVDFSIPEQQLPLLKIGQTVRLGLSGADMPFAGEIRGIDPKIDPSSRLVNIRAEVANPDGKLTPGQFVQVRVELPEEQNVLALPQTALTTSLYGDYIFVVQPAKPAGTAPAQPARPEEKPAAAATDKPADAKPADAMKPAADAMKPAADAAKPADKAASDATKPAADPAKPAVEGDKPALVLSQVFVKPGRRNQGMVEIVEGLKAGDEIVTAGQNRLFNGMSVNVDNTIDPTKSANKQADQQ
- a CDS encoding aromatic ring-hydroxylating oxygenase subunit alpha; translation: MNPHLRDVAIPNDWDRRGLPGWSYHSDALLELEKEHVFRNHWQIVGHVSDIPNAGDYLTMDVVGERALIVRGKDGVVRGFNNMCRHRGSRVVADSQGNCKNALVCPFHGWVYNLDGTLRGAARPRSFPDLDKTEFGLMQLDLEVWMGFIFIRFRNGGPQPSVAELMKPIEPEFAHYKAADMVPSWGIWTQKTPVNWKSVRDVDNEGYHVAMAHPALQDLYGATYFDEPFINGVSRSFATYNPHAGRRWSVKNYVKIAPEPTHLPDHLKKAWGYYGIFPNAVISVMPESVQFYQEFPLSTGETLLRGAIYRYRDESREQAAARYLSFRIDRDTMSEDVQLSVWSNESMLSEAFEGFYLSDLEYGVRTHHDHLRKMLPVLGLETAPEEKDMWNLNDALRSRS
- a CDS encoding ATP-binding protein encodes the protein MTGEATSRDMQGFRQGAAMAAVRVVRRLREAGDWQREMVGILETLCRAIECQRGILFRLRELPGQGFAQSVAAYWIDPDFGGELASPTVIVQSIVNSDPLLERVAEDERQGKIFAGHTRNLEGFLRTDFEKQNIKSFLSVSVFAHGHLWGTLAVNDCVDEREWTDEEEATLHIIALAIGDAIEHSPSDAHASEVIRRTMLQASLDAIIVIDEAGSIIEFNPAAEKMFGFQRSDILGKDLLDTVVPEYYRKGYSSGADYMSGRGAPMVGQRLETVTQNAAGEVFPIELTATEMRVADRRLIFGSIRDLRDRLRAEEEINRQREKLHQNEKMAAMGSLLAGVSHELNNPLAVVVAQSTLLHEFASDPQTKVRAEKVRAAAERCGRIVKSFLSMVRLHPAAQAETDLNQVIRAALEVTAYGARSSGIIIDTDFAPGPLLAMADADHVTQVAANFLINSQHALAGIAGDRLIKVRTFRSDRDNPCFSVEDNGPGIPEAIRNRIFESYFTTKPVGVGTGIGLSISKSIIERHNGNVWFEEVEPRGARFVVQLPPISTGIAAAGESQPRSSGLRHALIIDDEPDVAGSLSDILELMGIKSRIAPVWESGAATLSGHIPPDIVFSDLRMPGTSGMAIYRELLAERPELARRFVLVTGDLIGAKAEIEALPAQQRPQILEKPFSTLDVRSVLSSIAEQAALKG